One stretch of Planococcus sp. PAMC 21323 DNA includes these proteins:
- the aroE gene encoding shikimate dehydrogenase, giving the protein MKKWYAVIGDPISHSLSPFMHETWFAEHDIDAAYLPIHVEPSQLEKSFEAMKTLGISGFNITLPHKQSIVPLLGKLEESAMQMNTVNTVSLDGADYAGSNTDGDGFVRSLLVHSVDKASKVLLIGAGGAARGIAFALQRAGFTDVTITNRTYRRAEELAADTNASAITLIESEERLADFAILIQTTSVGLASGEALPISLDRVKAGTLVTDIIYNPLETPFLKKAQEKSCITVNGVGMFVYQGAIAFEKWTGIKPDTEKMIKLITEKLGGTYVNN; this is encoded by the coding sequence ATGAAGAAATGGTATGCAGTGATCGGTGATCCAATTTCCCATTCACTATCCCCGTTCATGCACGAAACGTGGTTTGCTGAACATGATATTGATGCAGCATATCTTCCAATCCATGTCGAACCTTCTCAGCTTGAAAAGTCATTTGAAGCGATGAAAACTTTGGGGATTAGTGGATTTAATATCACGCTCCCACATAAGCAATCCATCGTTCCATTACTTGGCAAGTTAGAAGAAAGTGCGATGCAAATGAATACTGTGAATACGGTAAGTTTAGATGGAGCGGATTATGCTGGATCGAATACGGATGGTGATGGCTTTGTTCGGTCATTACTTGTTCATTCAGTCGATAAGGCATCTAAAGTGTTGTTAATTGGAGCAGGTGGAGCGGCAAGAGGCATAGCATTTGCTTTGCAGCGCGCTGGATTTACGGATGTTACAATTACAAACCGGACGTATCGTCGCGCAGAAGAGCTCGCGGCAGATACAAATGCTTCAGCCATTACGCTAATAGAATCAGAAGAACGGTTAGCTGACTTTGCGATTTTAATCCAAACAACTTCAGTTGGTTTAGCTTCAGGTGAAGCTTTACCGATTTCTTTAGATCGAGTCAAGGCGGGGACATTGGTAACGGATATCATTTACAATCCACTTGAAACACCTTTTTTGAAAAAAGCACAAGAGAAAAGTTGTATCACGGTAAATGGTGTTGGTATGTTCGTTTATCAAGGTGCAATTGCATTTGAAAAATGGACAGGGATCAAACCAGATACAGAAAAAATGATCAAATTGATTACAGAAAAACTAGGAGGCACTTATGTTAACAACTAA
- the yhbY gene encoding ribosome assembly RNA-binding protein YhbY — protein sequence MLTTKQKSFLKSEAHHLAPIFQVGKGGVSDAMLVQIKEALEKRELVKISILQNNEDGKDEVAKALAKGTKSQLVQLIGHTVVLYKQSVNNKRIELPVKR from the coding sequence ATGTTAACAACTAAACAAAAAAGCTTTTTGAAAAGCGAAGCACATCATCTTGCACCAATTTTCCAGGTAGGTAAAGGCGGCGTCAGTGATGCGATGCTCGTTCAAATTAAAGAAGCGTTAGAAAAACGTGAATTGGTTAAAATTAGCATTCTTCAAAACAATGAAGATGGCAAAGACGAAGTAGCAAAAGCTCTAGCAAAAGGTACAAAATCTCAATTGGTTCAATTAATTGGCCATACGGTCGTTCTTTATAAACAATCGGTCAACAACAAACGAATCGAGTTACCAGTTAAAAGATGA
- a CDS encoding nicotinate-nucleotide adenylyltransferase, whose protein sequence is MKKVGILGGTFNPPHLGHLIMANEALFAAGLDEVRFMPNYIAPHKEVAGASAEQRLAMTELAILNHPQFKVEDFEIKNGGVSYSFDTLTKLIEQEPDVKFYFIIGGDMIEGLSTWHRIDELVKLIGFIGVNRPGYNTETPYPVMMISSPEVLLSSTMLRERAAENRSLLYLVPDKVEAYIRKERLYGSQSNASDS, encoded by the coding sequence ATGAAGAAAGTAGGGATTTTAGGCGGAACTTTTAATCCGCCTCATCTCGGCCATTTGATCATGGCGAATGAAGCACTTTTCGCAGCAGGATTAGATGAAGTTCGTTTTATGCCGAATTATATTGCACCCCATAAAGAAGTTGCAGGCGCTAGTGCCGAGCAACGACTAGCAATGACCGAGTTGGCGATTCTAAATCATCCTCAGTTTAAAGTGGAAGACTTCGAGATTAAAAATGGTGGCGTTTCTTATTCATTTGATACATTGACTAAACTCATCGAACAAGAACCTGATGTGAAATTTTATTTTATTATCGGGGGAGATATGATCGAAGGATTGTCAACGTGGCATCGTATAGATGAGTTGGTAAAGTTGATCGGCTTTATTGGGGTGAACCGTCCAGGTTATAATACAGAGACGCCTTATCCGGTAATGATGATTAGTTCACCAGAAGTCTTGTTATCATCAACAATGTTAAGAGAACGTGCTGCCGAAAATCGATCACTTTTATATTTGGTGCCGGATAAAGTAGAAGCTTATATTCGAAAGGAGCGTTTATATGGATCACAATCAAATGCTTCAGACAGTTAA
- the yqeK gene encoding bis(5'-nucleosyl)-tetraphosphatase (symmetrical) YqeK, whose translation MDHNQMLQTVKERLPENRYTHVLGVVETAVDLAKRFAVSESNAKTAAILHDVAKFSDRDWMKSIIVSEKMDPLLLEYHAELWHAPVGAYLAKTEFGVEDEDILNAIRYHTTGRESMSDLEKVVYIADLVEPNRKFSGVEELRQLKERGLDVMMEASIKHSIEFLESKNQPVFPDSLKCFNGFVQQKGKVKE comes from the coding sequence ATGGATCACAATCAAATGCTTCAGACAGTTAAAGAAAGACTTCCTGAAAACCGATATACGCATGTGCTAGGTGTAGTAGAAACCGCTGTTGACTTGGCTAAGAGATTTGCGGTTTCTGAGTCTAATGCAAAAACTGCTGCAATTTTACATGATGTAGCGAAATTTTCAGATCGAGACTGGATGAAATCGATAATTGTTTCAGAAAAAATGGATCCTTTATTGCTCGAATATCATGCTGAACTTTGGCATGCTCCTGTAGGCGCTTATTTAGCTAAAACTGAATTTGGTGTCGAAGATGAAGATATACTGAATGCAATTCGTTACCACACGACCGGGCGAGAAAGCATGTCTGATTTGGAAAAAGTCGTTTATATTGCAGATTTGGTCGAACCGAACCGCAAATTTTCAGGTGTTGAAGAATTGCGACAATTAAAAGAACGCGGATTGGATGTTATGATGGAAGCCTCGATCAAACATTCCATCGAATTTTTAGAATCGAAAAATCAACCGGTATTTCCGGATTCACTGAAGTGTTTTAATGGCTTCGTGCAACAGAAAGGGAAAGTGAAAGAATGA
- the rsfS gene encoding ribosome silencing factor yields the protein MTKETLLQVAYNAAEDKKAEDIVVLNMEGISLLADYFVICTGNSDRQVQSIAKEIMDKAHEEGHEVKSIEGFDSARWILVDLGDVVAHVFHKDERSYYNLERLWREAPQMEI from the coding sequence ATGACTAAAGAAACTTTACTACAAGTAGCGTATAACGCAGCAGAAGATAAAAAAGCAGAAGATATCGTTGTATTGAATATGGAGGGAATTTCGTTACTAGCTGACTATTTTGTCATCTGTACAGGGAATTCTGATCGCCAAGTTCAATCAATCGCAAAAGAAATTATGGATAAAGCACATGAAGAAGGTCATGAAGTGAAAAGCATCGAAGGATTTGATTCAGCACGTTGGATCTTAGTAGATCTTGGTGACGTTGTTGCTCATGTATTCCATAAAGACGAACGCTCGTATTATAACCTTGAACGTCTGTGGAGAGAAGCTCCGCAAATGGAAATATGA
- a CDS encoding class I SAM-dependent DNA methyltransferase gives MNYGKFAAVYDGLMEDIPYEEYVEWVASHVASGKLLDVACGTGTLSQLFAEMGYDVTASDLSEDMLTVANQRFQKANQAIPVLQLSMDNLEGLSGFDIVTIAIDSLNYLQSEKQVQQTFKEVYDALNVGGHFFFDVHSVFKVDMVFMDSPFVYDAEEIAYIWHTEPGQTPHSVIHDMTFFVRQTDLFERFEETHEQRTFSVEVYRKWLEAAGFTVESVTADFSDQSPDDESERVFFYAKK, from the coding sequence ATGAACTACGGAAAATTTGCCGCAGTCTATGATGGGCTGATGGAAGATATTCCTTACGAAGAGTATGTGGAGTGGGTCGCTTCCCATGTTGCATCTGGCAAATTGCTAGATGTGGCGTGTGGGACGGGCACATTGTCACAGCTTTTTGCTGAAATGGGCTATGACGTAACTGCTAGTGATTTGTCTGAAGACATGTTAACGGTGGCTAATCAACGGTTCCAAAAAGCAAACCAGGCAATTCCAGTGCTTCAATTGTCTATGGATAATTTAGAAGGTTTAAGTGGATTTGATATTGTAACTATCGCAATTGACTCCCTTAATTATTTGCAGAGCGAAAAACAAGTTCAGCAAACTTTCAAAGAAGTTTATGATGCTTTAAATGTTGGGGGCCATTTTTTCTTTGATGTCCATTCTGTTTTTAAAGTAGATATGGTTTTTATGGACAGTCCTTTTGTTTATGATGCTGAAGAAATCGCTTATATTTGGCATACCGAGCCAGGTCAAACGCCTCATAGTGTCATTCACGATATGACTTTTTTTGTTCGTCAAACTGACTTATTCGAGCGATTTGAAGAAACACATGAACAACGCACTTTTTCAGTAGAAGTTTATAGAAAGTGGCTAGAAGCGGCTGGATTTACTGTGGAATCTGTTACAGCAGATTTTTCAGACCAATCTCCTGACGATGAAAGTGAACGTGTTTTCTTTTACGCAAAAAAATGA
- a CDS encoding helix-hairpin-helix domain-containing protein, with product MLVKFSELQNKPVWLLIPTVAVVLLLIYLFFPQGQPESSPATALELISAESPQQTETPENTIPETSTTLMIDVKGQVNKPGVYELKPGARMQDAIQAAGGFTPEADSRAINLALIVVDETSLYVPATGEEIAISASPQTATASSGGLININQATETELMELPGIGPSKASAILAYREEVGRFNAPDQLTEVPGIGDKTYEKLKDLIVAK from the coding sequence ATGTTAGTGAAATTTTCCGAGCTTCAGAACAAACCCGTATGGCTACTGATCCCCACGGTAGCCGTCGTGTTGCTGTTGATTTATTTATTTTTTCCTCAAGGACAACCAGAGTCATCACCAGCTACGGCTCTCGAACTAATCAGCGCTGAATCCCCTCAGCAGACAGAAACCCCAGAAAACACAATACCCGAAACTAGTACAACTTTAATGATTGATGTAAAAGGCCAAGTAAACAAGCCAGGTGTCTACGAGTTAAAGCCAGGTGCTCGCATGCAAGACGCCATTCAAGCAGCAGGTGGATTCACACCTGAAGCGGATAGTCGTGCGATTAATTTAGCGTTAATTGTTGTAGATGAAACGAGTCTTTACGTTCCAGCGACTGGAGAAGAAATTGCGATTTCAGCATCGCCTCAGACTGCCACAGCTAGTAGTGGAGGCTTGATAAATATAAATCAAGCAACGGAAACGGAATTAATGGAACTTCCCGGTATCGGTCCTTCTAAAGCCTCTGCGATTCTTGCGTATAGAGAAGAAGTCGGGAGATTTAATGCGCCTGATCAATTAACGGAAGTACCGGGCATTGGTGATAAAACATATGAAAAACTAAAAGACCTCATCGTTGCAAAATAG
- a CDS encoding ComE operon protein 2 → MKRITWDQFFMAQSHLLALRSTCTRLAVGATIVRDRRIMAGGYNGSISGGDHCIDKGCYVVDGHCVRTIHAEMNALLQCSKYGVSVNGADMYVSHFPCLQCTKSIIQSGIARLYYATDYKNHEYAIELFEQAGVEVVQVMFDERKIDFLSVEKSALYIELLDKLREKGGSEEELAHYTERVNQLFGEIEV, encoded by the coding sequence ATGAAGCGAATAACTTGGGATCAATTTTTTATGGCACAAAGCCATTTACTCGCACTTAGAAGCACTTGTACACGACTTGCTGTTGGCGCAACAATTGTACGCGATCGGAGAATTATGGCTGGTGGCTATAACGGATCTATTTCAGGCGGAGACCATTGTATCGATAAAGGCTGCTACGTTGTCGATGGACATTGTGTACGAACCATCCATGCAGAAATGAACGCTTTATTGCAATGTTCAAAGTATGGTGTCAGTGTCAATGGTGCTGATATGTACGTCAGTCATTTTCCTTGCCTGCAATGCACAAAGTCAATTATCCAGTCAGGAATTGCCCGACTCTATTATGCAACCGACTACAAAAATCATGAATATGCCATCGAACTATTCGAACAAGCTGGGGTAGAAGTGGTGCAAGTCATGTTTGATGAGCGAAAGATTGACTTTTTAAGTGTCGAAAAATCAGCTCTTTACATCGAACTACTTGATAAATTGCGTGAAAAAGGTGGAAGTGAAGAAGAATTGGCCCATTATACGGAACGGGTGAATCAATTATTCGGAGAAATCGAAGTGTAA
- a CDS encoding DNA internalization-related competence protein ComEC/Rec2, whose product MATYAAHETAVQLVFMALLFSWMYWKREKWTFIISVLLVGCAVYGIQEIRSQDNFDYSQPYSGELIFHAGAVIDGDSLRGFASLQDGTVVYARYRLPSDEQKLQMTSLISDSKFLIAGVFEDASPPSHRYSFNMNDYLRHNGATSLLKIEAIHGVEDNKTWINRLLNRRDSLKDHIRENFPKSLAAEAEALLIGERENIDPEDQRMYQTLGISHLFAISGLHVGIASGLLYVLLIRLHIRKETALIILLAVLPLYAVIAGGAPSVWRAVSMVVVVVSGKLLNVKFPLANIMLTSLMVFVIWNPYAMYKIGFQLSYGATFGIIYSLKMLKAIKSPIKIGFAITFISQVTLYPLLLFHFYELSLSAFIVNSLFVPLFTLLILPANFLLLFLTAIFLPAANFVFYFYEPLRGQIDELMNGLASLPYQLWVPGKPGVVVFILLTSSVYFFYCAVEQKFRWRYLLLLLMPALLFTSLPYMDPRLKVTFLDVGQGDSAVIELPYRQAVYLVDSGGVLRFDVEAFKEKKRPYEIGRQVVAPYLKGSGISSLDAFIISHPDADHAEGAEEIFEMFLVKELHLTPGSASNALMLELAPHTAEAEVIFPAAGSNWRVGKTDFVYLSPADATYEGNNDSLVLLMKTGNYQILFTGDLEAEGEKELLAIYGHKLKGVTVLKVGHHGSKTSSSEEFLRALTPKLSIFSTGTDNRYGHPSEEVVERFNDLELRTLNTAENGTIKLLYDENGIQLETMR is encoded by the coding sequence ATGGCAACATATGCAGCGCATGAAACAGCGGTTCAACTCGTTTTCATGGCGCTGCTTTTTAGTTGGATGTATTGGAAAAGAGAAAAATGGACATTTATTATAAGTGTCCTTTTAGTTGGGTGTGCGGTATATGGCATTCAAGAAATAAGAAGTCAGGATAATTTTGATTACTCACAGCCTTATTCTGGAGAGCTAATTTTTCATGCGGGTGCAGTAATCGATGGGGACAGTCTCAGAGGATTTGCTTCATTACAGGATGGTACTGTGGTATATGCACGCTATAGATTACCATCAGATGAGCAAAAACTTCAAATGACTAGCTTAATTAGCGACTCTAAATTCTTGATAGCTGGAGTTTTTGAAGATGCATCACCACCTTCACATCGCTACTCGTTTAATATGAACGACTATTTACGACATAATGGTGCAACTTCACTACTGAAAATTGAAGCAATCCATGGTGTAGAAGACAACAAAACATGGATAAACCGTTTATTAAATAGAAGAGACTCGTTAAAAGACCATATTCGCGAAAATTTCCCTAAAAGTTTGGCAGCAGAAGCAGAAGCGCTATTAATTGGAGAACGAGAAAATATAGACCCAGAAGATCAGCGCATGTACCAAACGCTTGGGATTTCACACTTGTTTGCGATTTCAGGATTGCACGTTGGCATTGCGTCTGGATTGTTATACGTTCTTCTTATCCGTTTGCATATTCGAAAAGAGACAGCATTGATCATTTTGCTCGCCGTATTGCCTTTGTATGCAGTGATTGCAGGAGGAGCTCCGTCTGTTTGGCGAGCAGTTAGTATGGTAGTGGTTGTAGTAAGCGGAAAACTATTAAACGTAAAGTTTCCGCTTGCAAATATTATGTTAACTAGTTTAATGGTTTTTGTGATTTGGAATCCATATGCTATGTACAAAATTGGTTTTCAATTATCTTATGGCGCAACATTTGGTATTATATACTCTTTAAAGATGTTAAAGGCGATTAAATCGCCAATCAAAATAGGATTTGCTATTACATTTATTTCCCAAGTGACCTTGTATCCTTTATTATTGTTTCATTTTTATGAACTATCATTGTCCGCTTTTATAGTAAATAGCTTGTTTGTTCCACTGTTTACTTTGCTAATACTACCAGCAAATTTCTTGTTATTGTTTTTGACAGCGATTTTTCTACCAGCAGCCAACTTTGTTTTTTATTTTTATGAACCGTTGCGAGGACAAATTGATGAGTTGATGAATGGGCTAGCGAGCTTACCGTATCAATTATGGGTACCAGGAAAGCCGGGAGTTGTTGTATTCATCTTATTAACGAGCAGTGTATATTTTTTTTATTGTGCAGTAGAACAAAAGTTTCGTTGGCGGTACTTGTTATTATTGTTAATGCCAGCGCTCCTATTTACATCACTGCCTTATATGGACCCGCGTTTAAAAGTGACTTTTTTAGATGTGGGGCAAGGTGATAGTGCGGTTATTGAATTGCCATACCGTCAAGCTGTTTATTTAGTAGATAGTGGTGGTGTGCTTCGGTTTGATGTAGAGGCTTTTAAAGAAAAAAAGCGACCGTATGAAATTGGTCGGCAAGTGGTAGCACCTTACTTAAAGGGGAGCGGTATTTCATCGCTTGATGCCTTTATAATTTCTCATCCAGACGCGGATCATGCAGAAGGCGCGGAAGAAATTTTTGAGATGTTCTTAGTGAAAGAGTTACATTTAACACCAGGATCTGCTTCAAATGCCTTAATGCTAGAACTTGCACCGCACACTGCAGAAGCAGAAGTGATTTTTCCTGCTGCTGGATCTAATTGGCGTGTGGGGAAAACCGATTTTGTTTATTTGTCACCTGCTGACGCAACTTATGAAGGCAATAATGATTCACTTGTACTTTTGATGAAAACAGGAAACTATCAGATTTTATTTACGGGTGATTTAGAAGCTGAAGGAGAAAAAGAGTTATTAGCGATTTATGGGCATAAACTTAAGGGGGTAACCGTACTAAAGGTCGGGCATCACGGCAGCAAGACATCTAGCAGTGAAGAATTTCTAAGGGCGCTAACTCCAAAATTATCGATTTTCTCCACAGGAACAGACAATCGTTATGGTCATCCAAGTGAAGAAGTTGTCGAACGGTTTAACGATTTAGAGCTAAGAACCTTAAACACCGCAGAAAACGGTACGATTAAGTTGCTTTATGATGAAAATGGGATACAACTTGAAACAATGCGTTAG
- a CDS encoding YqzM family protein, protein MNEFEQNVQSKRNDAIDAGMGFVVSFGFFALIFIIAGIVEFAAR, encoded by the coding sequence ATGAATGAATTTGAACAGAATGTACAGTCCAAACGTAACGATGCAATCGACGCGGGAATGGGCTTCGTCGTATCCTTTGGATTTTTCGCCCTTATCTTTATCATCGCTGGAATTGTAGAATTCGCTGCGCGGTAA
- the holA gene encoding DNA polymerase III subunit delta has translation MITSVWKSIRSGQIDPVYLIVGTESYFIEKTLDLLKDKLTVAGELELTFFDLDEVPVEHVIDEADTFPFFSDRKLIIARNASFLKAAERGKEKINHDLKALEAWLEHPPSSSVTIFVAPYEKLDERKKVTKQMKQHTVLIEAKSLQANDLETWLMHEAKNFGKGIGIKAAQRLMEMAGTNLTLLSSEIEKMSLYLGSSDEDITVELVEQMSARTLEQDAFKMLQAYLDGNISVALSVYYDLLRQKEEPVALTALLASQIRFMIQVYYLQKKGYHAQQISKQLKAHPYRVKLLVEKRQQISEKRLLQVLGDLADIDLQLKTLSGNRDRILEFFLMKRAGQKKQ, from the coding sequence ATGATTACTTCCGTGTGGAAATCCATACGCAGCGGACAAATAGACCCTGTTTATCTCATTGTAGGAACAGAAAGCTATTTTATTGAAAAAACCTTGGACTTGTTAAAAGATAAATTGACAGTTGCTGGAGAATTAGAGTTAACATTTTTTGATTTAGACGAAGTGCCAGTAGAGCATGTGATTGATGAAGCAGATACGTTTCCGTTTTTCAGTGATCGAAAGTTGATCATTGCACGAAATGCTTCGTTTTTAAAAGCGGCCGAGCGTGGCAAAGAAAAAATCAATCACGATTTGAAAGCTCTAGAAGCTTGGTTAGAACATCCACCAAGTAGTTCGGTGACGATTTTTGTAGCACCTTACGAAAAATTAGACGAGCGAAAAAAAGTAACCAAGCAAATGAAACAGCATACCGTGTTAATCGAAGCGAAATCGCTGCAAGCAAATGATTTGGAAACTTGGTTAATGCATGAAGCAAAAAATTTCGGCAAAGGCATTGGCATAAAAGCAGCGCAACGGTTAATGGAGATGGCAGGTACGAATTTAACTTTACTGTCTTCAGAAATCGAAAAGATGTCTTTATACCTTGGTTCATCAGATGAAGATATTACAGTAGAGCTTGTGGAACAAATGTCTGCGCGAACTCTTGAGCAAGATGCATTCAAAATGTTGCAAGCGTATTTAGATGGCAATATCAGCGTGGCACTTAGCGTGTATTATGATTTATTGCGTCAAAAAGAAGAACCGGTAGCACTGACAGCACTACTTGCTTCACAAATCCGATTTATGATTCAAGTTTATTATTTGCAGAAAAAAGGCTATCACGCACAACAAATCTCCAAACAATTAAAAGCCCATCCATATCGAGTGAAGCTATTAGTGGAAAAGCGTCAGCAAATTTCGGAGAAACGATTGTTACAAGTGTTAGGCGATTTGGCAGATATCGATTTGCAACTTAAAACACTAAGCGGCAATCGTGATCGCATACTGGAATTTTTCTTAATGAAACGCGCAGGTCAGAAAAAACAGTAA
- the rpsT gene encoding 30S ribosomal protein S20 — translation MPNIKSAIKRVRTNDTKNAQNSHVKSAMRSSIKKAETALTNKDENANDTVKVAIQQVEKAASKGLLHKNTAARKKSRLMKQQA, via the coding sequence ATGCCAAACATTAAATCTGCAATCAAACGTGTGCGCACGAACGACACTAAAAACGCTCAAAACTCACATGTGAAATCAGCAATGCGTTCTTCTATTAAAAAAGCTGAAACAGCTTTGACTAACAAAGACGAAAACGCTAACGATACTGTAAAAGTGGCGATCCAACAGGTGGAAAAAGCAGCTTCTAAAGGCTTGCTACACAAAAACACTGCAGCTCGTAAAAAATCTCGCTTGATGAAACAACAAGCGTAA
- the lepA gene encoding translation elongation factor 4 yields the protein MNNEERLSRQSKIRNFSIIAHIDHGKSTLADRILEKTEALTTREMKAQSLDSMDLERERGITIKLNAVQLNYKAKDGETYIMHLIDTPGHVDFTYEVSRSLAACEGAVLVVDAAQGIEAQTLANVYLALDNDLEILPVINKIDLPAADPERVRQEIEDVIGLDASEAVLASAKAGIGIEEILEQVVAKVPAPVGDPEAPLQALIFDSIYDPYRGVVAYIRIVQGRLKPGDRIKMMASGKEFELIEAGVFTPHATLREELTVGDVGFITAAIKNVGDSTVGDTITLANNPASEALPGYRRLNPMVYCGLYPIDTSKYNDLRDALEKLELNDAALQFEPESSQALGFGYRCGFLGLLHMEIIQERIEREFNIDLITTAPSVIYDVHMTDGEVLKIDNPAMMPDAQKIDVVEEPYVKATVMVPNEYVGAVMEICQRKRGNFLTMDYVDDIRVSIIYELPLAEIVYDFFDQLKSGTKGYASFDYELIGYKESKLVKMDILLNSEQVDALSFIVHRDFAYERGKVIVDKLKNLIPRQQFEVPIQAAIGQKIVARQTISAIRKNVLAKCYGGDISRKRKLLDKQKEGKKRMKQVGSVEVPQEAFMAILKMDDQSK from the coding sequence ATGAACAATGAGGAAAGATTATCCCGCCAAAGTAAAATCCGTAACTTCTCGATTATTGCGCATATCGATCATGGTAAATCAACACTTGCAGATCGAATTTTAGAAAAGACGGAAGCATTGACTACACGCGAAATGAAAGCACAGTCTCTAGATTCGATGGATCTTGAAAGAGAACGTGGAATAACGATTAAATTAAATGCTGTCCAGCTTAATTATAAAGCCAAAGACGGAGAAACATATATTATGCATTTGATCGATACACCAGGACACGTCGACTTTACTTACGAGGTTTCACGTAGTTTAGCGGCTTGTGAAGGGGCAGTATTAGTGGTTGATGCTGCACAAGGGATCGAAGCGCAAACATTGGCTAACGTTTATCTAGCACTAGATAATGATTTGGAAATCCTTCCTGTTATTAATAAAATCGATTTACCAGCTGCTGACCCAGAACGCGTACGTCAAGAAATTGAAGACGTAATCGGGTTGGATGCTTCTGAAGCAGTTTTAGCTTCAGCAAAAGCGGGAATCGGTATTGAAGAAATTCTTGAACAAGTAGTAGCAAAAGTCCCAGCACCAGTTGGGGATCCTGAAGCACCACTTCAAGCATTAATTTTTGATTCGATTTACGATCCGTATCGTGGCGTAGTTGCGTATATTCGAATTGTTCAAGGAAGACTAAAACCAGGTGATCGCATTAAAATGATGGCATCAGGTAAGGAATTTGAACTAATTGAAGCAGGCGTGTTTACACCACACGCGACACTTCGCGAAGAATTGACAGTAGGAGATGTTGGCTTTATAACAGCTGCTATTAAAAATGTGGGTGATTCAACAGTTGGTGACACGATTACATTAGCTAATAACCCTGCATCTGAAGCGTTGCCTGGTTACCGTCGATTAAACCCGATGGTTTATTGTGGCTTATATCCGATTGATACATCTAAATACAATGATTTACGTGATGCTTTAGAAAAATTAGAGTTGAACGATGCAGCGTTGCAGTTCGAGCCTGAATCTTCTCAAGCACTTGGCTTTGGTTACCGTTGTGGTTTCCTAGGTTTATTGCACATGGAAATTATTCAAGAGCGTATCGAGCGTGAATTTAATATCGACTTGATCACGACGGCACCAAGCGTAATTTACGACGTTCACATGACAGACGGGGAAGTTTTAAAAATAGATAACCCGGCGATGATGCCTGACGCTCAAAAAATTGATGTGGTTGAAGAACCTTATGTAAAAGCGACAGTAATGGTGCCAAATGAATACGTGGGTGCGGTTATGGAAATTTGTCAGCGCAAACGTGGGAACTTCTTAACAATGGATTATGTAGATGATATTCGTGTCAGCATTATTTATGAACTGCCGTTAGCTGAGATTGTTTATGATTTCTTTGATCAGTTAAAATCAGGTACTAAAGGATATGCATCATTTGACTATGAATTGATTGGTTATAAAGAGTCTAAACTTGTGAAGATGGACATCTTATTAAATTCTGAACAAGTAGATGCTTTGAGCTTTATCGTTCACCGTGACTTTGCTTATGAGCGCGGAAAAGTGATTGTAGATAAGTTGAAAAATTTAATTCCGCGTCAACAATTTGAAGTGCCGATTCAAGCAGCAATCGGTCAAAAAATCGTTGCACGACAGACCATCAGTGCGATCCGTAAAAACGTTCTTGCTAAATGTTATGGCGGAGATATTTCCCGTAAACGGAAACTTCTCGACAAGCAAAAAGAAGGTAAAAAGCGCATGAAGCAAGTAGGATCTGTTGAGGTTCCACAAGAAGCATTCATGGCAATCCTGAAAATGGATGACCAATCAAAATAA